From the Corythoichthys intestinalis isolate RoL2023-P3 chromosome 15, ASM3026506v1, whole genome shotgun sequence genome, one window contains:
- the eif4eb gene encoding eukaryotic translation initiation factor 4eb, with translation MATAEPETTPNPSLLEEGGAEEAKETSQEIVSPEAYIKHPLQNRWSLWFFKNDKSKTWQANLRLISKFDTVEDFWALYNHIQLSSNLMSGCDYSLFKDGIEPMWEDERNVRGGRWLITLNKQQRRLDLDRFWLETLLCLVGEAFDDYSDDVCGAVVNIRAKGDKIAVWTSDCQNRDAVTHIGRVYKERLGLPMKMTIGYQSHSDTATKSGSTTKNKFVV, from the exons gaAACTACTCCAAATCCATCCCTGCTAGAAGAGGGTGGAGCTGAAGAGGCAAAAGAGACTAGTCAAGAAATTGTTAGCCCAGAAGCCTACATCAAACACCCTCTACAAAACAG ATGGTCGCTCTGGTTCTTCAAGAATGACAAGAGCAAAACATGGCAGGCCAACCTGCGACTCATCTCTAAATTTGATACAGTTGAAGATTTTTGGGC TCTGTACAACCATATCCAGTTGTCAAGCAATCTCATGTCAGGCTGTGATTACTCCCTTTTCAAG GATGGAATTGAGCCCATGTGGGAGGATGAGAGAAACGTACGTGGAGGACGCTGGCTGATTACACTTAACAAGCAGCAGAGAAGATTAGACCTGGACCGCTTCTGGTTAGAAACT CTCTTGTGTTTAGTTGGGGAGGCCTTTGATGACTATAGTGATGACGTTTGTGGAGCTGTGGTCAACATCCGCGCAAAAGGAGATAAAATTGCTGTCTGGACATCAGACTGTCAAAACCGTGATGCTGTAACACACATCGG gAGAGTTTACAAGGAGCGGTTGGGGCTCCCCATGAAGATGACTATTGGCTACCAATCCCACTCTGACACAGCAACTAAAAGTGGCTCAACCACCAAGAACAAATTTGTTGTTTGA